The genomic region TAGTCATTGTGCTAATtcctaaaattttgaaaagttcTAAAGCAGAAAAGAGGGAGTATTAtcccgtttcatattaagtatctttttagatttttgttttccatttaaaagatatatgtttatgttttcaatacatttgttttaaagtttttctacttttaattttgattctcttatgttattaattaaaaaaattaaataagataatGTATTACCTAAAGATaagataaaaatttaataatttttttaatatgcgtGAAAAACCtagaaaacataaaaacgaAACAGAGGGGTATAAACAATAAGGAAAACGTATTAAAACAAGAACTTGAAAAAGATTTCACAAATTAGACTAAACACAAAATCAGGATTTGATCAATTTTCTTAAGTCAATAAGTATGATTTGTATTAGACTTGGATGCTCTATTTCTTACATAGATACTCATGGATGATATGtcatttaaaaatacaaatttagaGATTCttgatatctatcttattaaagtagaagtactttaagcttttgttttggTAATAGGAAtaggagtctttaaaaaaaattaaattttgtttggtaacaaagatagtagagaatttgtcttttccttattaaatgatagatttaagtattaatgtcttttcctattttaatataaatttctttaatagaatgaatcttaaccaaaataaaattcttttatagattttttgttaacattaaatatttttcaatatttattaataaatataaaataaaaatcacacaatcaaatcaatttatatatcatataaataaaatataaaaattttatttatatctatcttattaaagtagaagtactttaagcttttgtttggtaatagggataggagtctttaaaaaaaaatttgtttggtaacaaagatagtagagaattttgtcttttccttattttaaatgatagatttaagtatttaatgtcttttccaaatttaaataatagatttctttaatagaataaatCTTAACCcaaataaatttctttatagattttttgtaacattaaatatttttcaatatttttataaaaataataaaataaaaatcacacatcaaaatcaatttatatatcatataaataaaatataaaatattttattataaattgttagtataacacttttataatataaatccaattagttataatattatattttatatgatacactgtgatatatagacgattaaaataacataatataattatttaaagtaataaataaaattttgttttaaaatgttatactaacaattatctaatacatattaatttacacatatatatatatagatattatcattagaataaagaaaaaaattgaagtgaaagcaaatatttatacggccacgggtcaaactatagaaataaacaacaatggcgtaagattcttttaacaaatttattttaatttcaaatatgtttatatattttatttatttataaattattttattttttattaataatgctaagattttggaattgaaaaagttatgacccatctctatattattttaatcaggaatttaaaatttatatcaaaatatatttttttaacttttaatttttattataactaaaaatgctaatttccaatctaaatttatgtttaaatattacaaatatatcatttataaataaaaaactaaaaacataaaataaatacccgcccggttgggcgggttaAGATCTAGTTAGGATTATCATTAATGTCACTTTATTTCACAGATTGTTGCATTAGATCACCCCTCATGTTACAGTTGTATGATTGCAGGGGCTATATGGCTCCTGAGTACGTTAAGAACGGAAGATTTTCAGCCAAAACAGACGTTTACAGTTTTGGGGTTGTGCTTTTGGAGATGATAACCGGTCAAAGTAATAAGAACTACTTTGAATCCTTGGGGCTACCCGCATATGTAAGAAATAACTATCACTCCTTTTCTTATTTGAAAACACAAATGAGTCTTGAAAAAGTTTATTGATTACTAAGTATATGTATAGGCTTGGAAGTGTTGGGTTGCCGGCGAGGCTGCGAGTATCATTGATCCTGTTTTGAGTAGGACCCCGACAAATGAAATCCTTAGATTCATCCACATTGGTTTGCTGTGCGTTCAAGAGAATGTTACAAAGAGACCAACCATGAGTTTGGTTATTCAATGGCTTGGTAGTGACACTATCGTGATTCCTTTACCTACCATTGCTGCTTTCACCACGACTGAGTTGCATAAAACCGATGCAATGAATCAAGCCAAAGGTGAAGTTGGTACTCTGTCATTGAACAAGTTATCAGTCAGCGAGTTAAGTCCTCGTTGAATCGAAGACCTCTATGTGAACTCATGCATACATGTAATGATTAAtctttaaaatacattaaaagaACATTCTTCTTTATCTAGTAAAAATCCCGTTGTTCATGATCAGTAATCGATCAAATTAGTGTagtatagttttataaaattaacatgGGATATCCCGGATCTATGGAATAATTCAGACTAATCACTGAACGAAGGCGTAAGGGAAGGCGCAGCCTATGGACACTGAGGGACCATACTCTCAGAGCCGGTCCTAGGTTTAAGAAGGTTAGAAGCTAAAAAAAGAATGTGGCCacttatcaaaacaaaaaagagaagaaaatatgACCTAGCAAAGTTTCGAACCCGAATTGCCCAAATGTAGCTTAATTACTGCATTTTAAACCACTAGGCTAAGGCAGTATTTTGTGAAAAAGTGGCCGGAAATTGTTCTTAAAATTAGCGTCTGGAAGCATGGGCTTCATTGGCTTAGCCCAAGGACTGAATCTGCATACTCTTTGGATATTCAAATAGGTCTTAAGCAATAGATCCATATCTGtgtaatttgttaaaaaaaacagtgaAAGAAAGAGATGAGAGAAAAAGTAAACTCTCTCAGGCACTAAACTCGAAACTGGTTATTACCCAATAATTTCACCACCCACGGTTTACTTTTACCACCCTGTTTTTACCCTTTTTGGCTAAAACCAGTCTGCTCATCCTCTGTGCTGTTTGAATTTATACCCTTCGCGGGTTTATCCTCCGATCCGTTCTCAGTTCTGCGTTTTAACCCGCCGGGTTCTTCCCCCGACCCGGGTCGGAGGGACCGCCGCTGCCGGTTTTCTGCCATCCTTCGCCGTAGAATGGCTTCCTCTGGAGACGTATTCCAACACCTCGACCGGTCTATCTTCAGTTCCGATCTATCTCAACGGATCTAACAAACCTGTACCTACCTCTTCAGTGTCATTACTGCTCCATCTAACTATCAACTACCTCTCTTTGGTCTCCTGCTTAGAATTTATTACAACAGAGTGCGATATAACTCCGTAGTAATAACCTTTGAATTTTGGTTGTTATAACCTATCTCCCGGAAGTTTTTTTCATCCTGCTCATCTCTCTGTCCTCACACTGTTACGATAAGATATGGCTCACCGCTTCTCAAGGTCAGAAAAAGGCAAATGGACCGCAGCTCCGGTGCTGGCGAAGCGTCCTCCCCTCCGCATTCCAGCTAGCAATAATAATGAGCTTATTGCAGCTAATAAGCTGACTCTTATTGGCCGAGTTACAAACCCTATCCTTCAGAGAACTCGTGCTGTAGTTGATTTCTTCCCCCAGATCTGGAACTTAGAGGGTAGAGTGGAAGGAAGAGAACTTGGCCCAGAAAAATTTCAAATGCGCTTCTTATCTGAGGAAGATCTGGAACGAGTTCTTAGTAAAGGTCCCAATCACTACAAAAGATGGATGCTTATCCTCCAGAAATGGGAGCCTATTATCTCAGAAAGCTTCACTTCTAAGATCACCTTTTGGGTAAGAATTCATGACATCCCTCTCCACTTTTGGAATGAGCAGACTATCACTACCATAGGAGAGGATATCGGTCCTATGTCTGGAAAAGTTCTTGAAGAAGCAAAAGTCAGGGTGGAAGTTGATGGTTTCCACCCGCTGATGATGGATATGGAAATTCAGCTACCGTCAGAGGAAATCATTTCTGTGGAGTTTGAATACATCAAAATAGAGAAGCATTGCTTCACATGCTTCTCTCTTCTCCATGAAGAAATTAACTGTCCTATCCGGGATAGAAATGCGCCGCCTCTTAGGATAGGAAGTTGGGTATCACTCAACGGCTGGCTCTCCAACGCATTGAAGCTGATAAAAGAAGACATGATGATCGAAGAGGCTACAAACGCCCAGCCCCTGAAGATAGATTCCACTCTGCTCGCTATGAGGATCAATACTACCAACGTCAATACTCTGATCATAGAGACCTTCCCCTACCTCATAGGGATGCTGCTGCATTGAATCATAGAAGGGATGGAGACAGAGACTCTAATCAACGTCGAACTCTAGAGGCTAAAGACATTCGCTCTTCGGGTGAAACTAACTCCAGAGTGCTATCAAGCGGGGTGGTTATTAGACAGCAGGATATCCAAGTTGATGTCTCTCCCCGTCCCTAGATCATTAGATCGAATGTTATCCGATCCACTGAGTCTCTACTCTCTCACACTCCCTCTCCTCGCAACTTACGTGAAAGACTTCAATACCCAACTGAGAAAGGGTCCTCTGGAAGGTCTTCTGCTGCTAATTCTGCTGAAAGGCGCTCTGCTTTACAACGAGTTGGAGAAATGGACCTGCGCGCTCATATCTCCCCACGGCCTGGATCGAGTTTAAATTCTGATAGGCTCCTGAAGGTGGACATTCAGTATGATGGTGTGGAGAATCAGCAACACTTTAGCCCGGCTTTTAACATAGGCTCCTCGCAGCAGACCCGCATTCCAGCTGTTCTTCGCTTGAGCGATGCAAATGAAGCTGGACCAAGTAATGTTCTGGTCAACACTGCTAAACCTCCTACCTCAAAAGCAGCAGGCAAAAGGAAAGTTACCAAGACTACGCCCAAAACCCCTGCCAGGAGGAACAACAAGGCCGTTTTGCCAGGCATTAAACTCAAGACAACCATGGTCACAAGGGCAAtgaacccccccccccccgcgCAAAAAGCAGTGTGTTGATAATAACTCTTTACCTTGTAATAAGGCAGGTAGTAGCGATTCTTCTCGTAACTCCTCTAAGAGAGGTGGCTCGGATTTTCGGCCCCCTCCACCTGCTCTTCCTTAGTGATTATGAGTTGGAATTGTCAAGGGCTGGGAAACCCCTTTACAATTCGTCGTCTACGGGAACTGTATCGTACAAAATCCCCGGACATAATGTTTCTCATGGAAACCAAGAATGATGATGACTTTATCAAAGAGAAGACAAAGGATTTCCATTACTCTCACTACTTCTCCATCCCACCCACTGGTCTTAGTGGTGGTTTGGCTCTTTTATGAAAGGATTCAGTTGATCTGAAAGTACTGGAATCTGTAACCAATCTGATCGATACTGAGGTTAC from Raphanus sativus cultivar WK10039 unplaced genomic scaffold, ASM80110v3 Scaffold1799, whole genome shotgun sequence harbors:
- the LOC130504783 gene encoding cysteine-rich receptor-like protein kinase 38; protein product: MNPKVSDFGMARLFNMDQTKGVTRRRVGTLGYMAPEYVKNGRFSAKTDVYSFGVVLLEMITGQSNKNYFESLGLPAYAWKCWVAGEAASIIDPVLSRTPTNEILRFIHIGLLCVQENVTKRPTMSLVIQWLGSDTIVIPLPTIAAFTTTELHKTDAMNQAKGEVGTLSLNKLSVSELSPR